A stretch of DNA from Arachis hypogaea cultivar Tifrunner chromosome 19, arahy.Tifrunner.gnm2.J5K5, whole genome shotgun sequence:
aaaaaaaaaaaaaagtagaatatGACATCTTACAATAATAAGTTTTGATGAAAATCGAATTTCactgtattatatatatatatataagtagaaGTAGATAAATAGATGAACaagtaaacaaataaaatagaatattaataGATAGATTTATCTATAACCgtcaaaatttctcttttcttattcattgtgGTACAAAAAATTGTAGAATATATATTGatggaagagagaaaaagagtttGATTGGAAAGTAgcagaaattatatatatatatatatatatatatatatatatatatatatatttacttttaaattataaaaagtcAGAATATGCGTGTTTgacatcatttaaaaaaaaatcttttaattttttaaaaaattaattcacaattctttgaaaaaatagaaatatatgaCTTTCCTCTTCCGTAaaaattgttttttgtttctattaGAAATACTAGCCTTCCACCACTATTTTTACGTAAGGTTCCATCTGTTAGAAATATTTGTCTTTCACTACCATTTTCAGACCATATTTCATCCGAACCATttgaaagtattttttttatcattttactactctatttttattattaaatttgtatttaatattgtgtgtggtataaaattttaattttaattttattttttcacatgtgattttatttttatataacttgctattatttttataattatttatagcaAGTTCTTGATTCCAATAAAAGAGGATGGAGTTCTAACaagagtaaaaaataaataaaaaacaacaacaaaatatacattgacacacatttcacatttattttttattttaacctactatatcatacacaataaaacGCAAATACTAATTTCGTTGACATTGCCAATAAAACTATTGTGAACAAGTAATTCTGTCCTAATTTTTCACTGGCTTACCAAAAAATAAGGGTTCCAGtaccaaaaaaaaagagaaaatgtaGGTATTGACAATCTTCGAAGAGTGTTACCATAATGAAGTAACGGGGAAGTGGGGAACACATGCACGTCCTCCTCTGGAAGATGATATTTCCGCTACTGTATACAAGAAGTGGAAGACGTTGAGAAAATGATGTAACATACTATGACAAAtgaaagaaaatcaaaataaagctaaacaataatcaatttaaaGAACTATAGTATTATTGTaatcaatttatattttgtatGTAATAAATCTAATTAATGTGCAAATAgcattgttttaatttattttaatttatttttattttttttgtaaaaattagttaaATCAAATAGATGATATTTAACCTTTGCAATTAAAGGGAGGATCGGAGGAGGAATTCATCTTTTGcatatatactattatatttgAATAAGAATAAATTTCTATTTGTACCTATAAAAGTTGAAAATGTTGATATATCTAtccataaaaaaagaaattatcatttatattcataaaatatgatttttacaagcaaaattattcaaatcctaaaaaattaaataaaatccttAAATTACCTTTTTTAAAGATAACTTACTTAaactaataatataattaaacttactTAAACTATTgtattttttaagataattttaaTCCTTTTTAATATTCCAAAGTATTTAAagagattgaaaaaaaaaatatagaagttTTGAAAcgaaagaataaattttttaaggaaaagtcagcaacttttgtgttttttggccaccacttaatcatcaaaataaaagtgagtcatctcccaccattagatgccatctcacaccattaaaaatactattattggccaattgatggttacaaaacaccaaaattgctgACCTCCTAACATTCCTCATTTTTTTAACATCTTTACACAATAATTTGACTGTTTCTAAAAACATACATAATTATCAATTcaactaggtatcctttaaaaGTTGTACAATATTCagccttttattacaataatttaaaaaaaattaaaacaaacatatctataaattataaatagatttaatgtctttttaaaattaaatacacattcaaaatacaaactaaataaaactgaaatttaaaatttcaatttcaattttaaatttctattttagatttaatatatttaattattaatatattacaatttaaatatacatccaaaaatcaaattagttagaatttaaaattttgaatttaaaattctaaaataaatcttaaacatCTTAAATCACTAGTAAAATATTCGCTCCGTAAAGATCCAGAGCTGCAGCGCCTCCCCCTCCTCATCTGTGACCGCTTTTGTCTTCTCTCGCGTTGGGCACTCCTGCGACGATCACCTCCTTCGGCGACGCGCTCCTCCCCACGATGCACACTTCCCCTGCACACACCCCGCGCCTCCTCCATCGATGGGGCTCCTCCCGTCCCTGGTCTCCTCCCTGCGCCACGCACAACCGCCTTCTTCTCTAGCGCCTTCCTTGTCTCCTCCACTACGTCGCACTCCTTCTGTCTCTGGTAGTTCTGCttgcaaaattttaaaagaatttggTTGAGTTCATTCATGAAGATATGTTATCCTTTTTTTCGCttaataaaaagttctattttttaaaatttatgtataatattggaagtgtatgtgtttttttttcttttttttaaatgtatttgtgattatattttttttttcactcataTGTTTGATTTGGGAGTTGTAATGTTAACCTAATTTGGATGTGTCAACACTTAATTTTGAATGTGTTTATGTTGTTCATTATGttcttatatacatatataagtttttttacatgaattttggatgtgttgataaaatatttaaaatgcattcttataattttggatgtgtatttgagtttaattttttctgtgttcaatatataatttagaaCTACAATGACAATAatttagatgtgttaatacataattttaaatgtgtttatgttgattatttaattttagatgtgttttttacatgagttttgaatgtttttgaataaaaaaaataattgaagtgagtttaatttattttgaaaacttcactgattttttaaaaattagtacaCGAAAAGTTGTTACGAGTTTTATGGTTTGGTTTGCAAAAAATTAATGTATTGTAAGTAGTTACAAATTTTACAGTGATAAGTATTCAAAATAAAAGTAGTTCCTTAAAAATAGGAAATATgattaattaaaagttaaaataataaaatattaaatttaaaggcTGAATAAAAGCTGAATTTTgttgtacaaatagcattttcccATAATTATTTACATATTATCTTTAACTACTATTAcacatagttgtcagaaccggacCGAACCAGCCGGTTCGACCAAAAAACTGGTAAATCAAACCCAATACCGGTCCGGTCTAAGCTTCTAACCGTTTAAGATAGAGAATCGCTACGAACCGGTCAAACCCAGTAAAAACCAGACCGGTCCGAACCGCTCGGTTTGAAGGTGAATCTACAATGGACTATCGATCTGCAACTCCACCGTGCTCTAAACCCTCCAGCGCTGCCAAGTGTCAAGGCGTCATTCGAACCCCTTCCTCCAGCATAAAGCATGCGTGCTTCTACCACCAAGCTAAAGTGATTCTCATCaattaatatacaaattataatacatatagcattctttcttttcacttatattcaatttattttaatttcaaagtcactcatttttaaatcaattacattttatttaactataaattttattaaatatatacaaattaaaaagataaacaaaaatttaattaatcacaatttattttttttcatgattatatgataattgatatctattaatattatttttttaatatattattttgttttttgtcttcatatgaagttgatagttgaaaatcgCTAGATGATATTTAGTTAAACTAGTCAACGgttcttaaatatcaacttcacaaaAAAACAATTGTATGTGACTTTTcacctataataatataataataaaataaatataaactaattaataaagtattaaaatttaaaaataataattatttttttaaaaatactaataataaaaaaaattaaattttatataattatttaattataccgagttaaccggttcgaccagtgatccaccggttgaaccagtaaccCAGTGACCCAATAACTTCACCGGTTCGATCACcgattcggttctgacaactatgctaTTACACATTGTTAATTGTTTTttactaaattaaattataattattatctttCATATACTTTAAACTTTTTTAAACATGATACGGTCAATAAAAGTTAGATATTAAGCACTACATTTATTTATATGCTCATCCGAAATACTATTCAAATATTTCTTAAAAGCAAACTGTAGCTCCCATCTAGTTGTCAATGGGCTAATATGTTGTGCAACTAAATAATATCCTACATAAcatgaaaagaaaaattatgtATTCAATACAATGAAACTAACATCCATACAACGGATTTAAGTAAGAttctaaatataaattaatataatatcttTTATTGATTACACAATTTTATATGGATTACGTTGAACTCTGAATCTTTCATATATGTAGTATGAATTCTTAAACTACTAATAGAAttctgtattttaaaaaaaaaaaaattaaataacattaatatagttacacaacataaataatacacataaaagatttcaaaatatcaaaccatacaaacaacaaatatattaagatttttatataaaaaagcaaAATATGAAAGCTTTGTTTTAATTAGTATACCCAATTATTTAATCTAAAAATAGACTGAGAAACATTCAACTTGTTAAAATTCACATAAAATAATTAGAAGTAAAACAAACTCACTTGCATTAATGAAAGTCTTTTAAATAACAGCAGATTCACCAATAATCATGCCAGTCCCATGATCTAACAAAATTCTCCCTCCAATTTTTGCAGCAAAAAAATGTGTAAATGTAAGTTCAAGAACCAAAGAGCTTACACTATCCTAAATGGAAGGCAAACATCTTTCAAGATAAAAACTCAAGAATTTTCTTGCTAAAAGCAAAAAGTGAGGATATCAATTTTTCATAtggttccaagagttaaagaATAATAGCCATCTGCCTAAAAGCCTCTCCACTTATGGACCAAACAGATCTCTTCACTTTAAGGAATTCAAGATAAAGTTAACCCCATTCTTTCAACATTCTTGTTCAACATACTCATTTTTCTCGTAAGATAGTAACTTGGAAACAAAACAACAAAATTGATGGAATATAAAATTATAGGAATATAATTACACACACAAATAGAACACCGAAACATCCCTCATGTCATATCTCATAAATTATGTCTCTTTTTTCATTGCACCAATACTAGATGCACTTTTTGTGTTTACACTGTACAAAATCAAATaacagataatttttttttacaggaTGAGCTACAATTTTCTTTTGCACTATGATAGTTATGTTTCGATTCAAAATAGCTTATAAGTAAAATTGAGTATTAAAAGGGATGAAAAATGTATCAtacatatgtttttattttttttcattttatttttcatctattttcCTTATTTGAGGCACTTAATATTTGGACAAACTAACTTGATAATGTCAAGGGATTTGAACGAATGTTTAATGGTTTATAATGAAATTATTGGGAATTTCTCATTGTAATTTGCatggaaaaattaaaataagacgtGAAGCATTGGCCAAACTCAAGAGTGATGCTTTTTCATTTTACAACATAATGACAATATGATTATATCATACTACTCTATAGCAATCTAATATATGATGTAATGAATACATAATTTAGAAATTCATTTGTTACAACATCAAGGCTTCAAAGTTAGAGACTTAGggcttgtttgggcgccattatgaaaaaagatctttttttaaatgatctttttttaaaagatcttttacaaaagtaaaagtgattttatgtttggatacttTAGTTAAAAGTACTTATTTAAAAGATGTTATTGTTTGgatacaaaaatacaaaagtacttttataataataaaattacttaaaaggACATTCAATCATAAAAgagtttattaataataataaaagaaaactaatTATTTATACTAATTTATTTGATCCGATAATTGATCTCTTATATTGTCTCTTATTTCTTCCATTGCCTGAACATCTTCTTGTCTTGGTTCTTCCCATTCATTAATTTCAGAATTTGTTGATCCATTTCTTACAGTAGTACCGTCATCTTCATTGGCTTGTAACGAAACAATATCTTCAAACTTTTGCAAAATACTTATGTCATCAGAATCCATCATTCTTATAAAATTATGAAGAGTGAAACATGCAACAATGATATCACGCTGGGTTTCAAATTTGGCTCTTAATGGCATGTTTTGTAGTATCTTCCATCTTGCTTTGCATACTCCAAAAGTCCTTTCAATTACTGTCCTTAAACTTGAATGACAATAGTTGAACTTTTCATTGTTTGATCTAAAATTTGGTGCTAGTCTAAATTGTGGAATATGATACCTTGTATGACGATAAGGTCCTAAGAATCCCTTAAAAGTTGGATAACCAGCATCAACTAAGTAATATTTACctgaaatacattaaaaaatatacaaaaatcaagCCACATATTATCATGATAAAAAATGTAACCTCGAAATAAACTTAAATGGCATAACTAACCTTCTGGTGGATGTGGAAAATTTAGCTTTTTTGTTCGAAGAGCCTCCATAAAAATTCTTGTATCATGTGCAGAACCTTCCCAACCAGCCCATATAAATGTAAAACACATATTAAAATCACACACGGCCATTACATTTGTTGTAGTATTTCCTTTTCTACCAATAAATCGCACTTGCTCATCTTGGTGAACATGAATGGCTATATGCGTACCATCTATAGCTCCAATACAATCTTTGAAATATGGCCAATATCTATCATTATCCATAATATATTTAGGTGTGTCTCCAAAACTAGGATCAATAGGTCTAATAATATTTTTTGCCAATTTCTTCACACATGATAGAACATGATGAAATTGACGAAATATAGTTTCACCTGAATGCTGAAATCGCTCCTCTAACATTCTATAAGAAGCTCCTTGCCCAAGCATGTATAAAAATGTTGCTACCATCTCTTCTCCACTAACACCTCGTGTAGATTTCAAGCCATAATTGAGAACCAAATCATTGCATAAACGGTTAAACACTGATTTTCTCATTCTAAATTGTTCAAAAAATCGCATTTCATTCCCTTCCTTTAATTCTAATAACCATTGATATCCTGATAGTTTTGAAGTCCTTTTCTCTTGTTTGAGGACATATCGCAAGTAATAATTGGCAACTCCACAAATAGCTAATATAGCAGCTGATTCGTAATCTTTTTCATATTCTTCATATTCAGTATCATTATCTGTTTCATAATCACTCATCctgtataatttaaattaacataaaaaataagataacaaaGCAAAAAAATACTATTCACAATgtcattattaaataaaattccaaaatataaaatcaaaacaCAAATTATAACATTGTCACTAGATTAAAGTTCAACAATAACGATAATAAGAATTCatgcagaaaaaaataaaactaaaaataaaatttagagacgGTTCATATCATCCAATTTAAAAGATTCTAGCCATCCAAGTTGTTGATTGGGATCATCACTCAATGCAATGAAAGTTTCTCTATATTGTGGCTTAGCCATTAATCTAATTCCCAAATAGAACTGTGGACTATATGGTTCTAGGCCAGGTAATTTGCGTAGCAACTTGATGCAATTTTCGATGGAGTAAGGATCATCTCCCTTAGTTGCAGCTTTTGACTCCACACCAACCAAAATACGATCAAGTGAGTCCTGTAATCTAGATGCTATTCCAGCTCGTTTCTCAACTTTTTTGTTAGAAGTTTTCCTTCTTTTCTCTCTAGTAGGGCTTTGAACAACtgtataatttgcaatgtcttcTTCAATAAATTCATTTGTATAATTCATGTCACCTCCACTCTCGAAACCCTCATTGTTCTGATTAAATTCTTCAGGATTTGGATCTTCCGATGGCGCCCAAGCACTATAACCAGTAGCTACGATGTCCTTAAAACATTGTTCAAGCCTATCTAAAGATTTAGGACCTTCATTCTTAAACTTAGCGAATTCTGGATTAATCTGTTTAAAATAtgtaaaagaataaatataaaagatatttaataaattttaaagataaaattaacttattgtattattttataatGCAAAATTAACATACATTAATCTTATCAGTCCACCAAGATTCAGAAGCTAACACTGTTTTTTTCTCATGATCCCAACCAAGACCAGTCTCTTGTCCAACTAATTTAGCCCATAATTGAAAATAAGATTTAAGAGCATCCCATCTATTTCTTAGTTGTCTATGCACATATAGGAGCCCTGTTctctctctaaattttttttgtagatTTTTCCAACCAATTTTGCTGAAATGTTTATTAGGTCTATTACCATCTCGTATCTCTTCCACACAGATAGTCAAAAATATTTCAGTATTCCAATCATCCCATTTTGCTTTTACAGTTTCTACTTCTCCTTCATTTGTTGCATCTTCGTTTTCAATATTCACTTGACTAGAACCTCTTCTTGGATTTAGTTTTGGAGCCAtactatataaattataaattatatcaaattttataatctataacgttaataaaataaattgtaatataaataataattgtgAATATAATAAcacactaaataaaataaaatactatgataaaaaaccaaataaaaatcacaaataaattaataataatgacaaaatgatagaaaaaataaaaaaacaaataataataacgtaaaaaataacgtaaataaacaaataataataataataacaatatgaaaaaaatggtaaaagaaataaaagaaagaaagcaaataacAATAAGGTACAATAATACGAAGCTTGTAATAATAACAATATGAAGAACAAAGGGTAAAAGAAAAGAACCTGATGATTTATTGCTGATGATTTATTGTTGAATGtgtagaaaaacaataatattttaattttctagtGCTTGAGatatatatatttcacaaaaGCTAAACGAATATGTTATGTTTTTATTTGTGAATCatttcagattttttatttttttatattttgatactagtatattttttttatatttatatatgattatattttatatcaaatcattaaaaattttgtcTCAAAATATTATATGATTCTTGCAATAGTGAATCCGGCAAAATATTACACAATAATACTCCCAAAATATTAGATACAGAATCCTAAAAAATCTCAAACACAAGCCAAGATTAACactgtataaaatataattccatctatgaaaataaaaacaaaaataaaagatatcacGTATGATtatagcaaaaaaaaataaataaataaaagttgcGTTGATTTTGTATGAATTAGTTAATTGACTTTTCATATATTTGAGTTTGTACGTGTTGCACAATATATGGTTTGGCAGGGGACTTTTGCAGCTAAAAGTTTCAATCTATCGTAAAAATTAATGCtttaatatcaaatatatatGTCTTGAAAATCATAAACCAAAGCATAGCAATGCAACATGAGAGTTGAAAAACTATGATGAAAGGTTCTCCAAACAATGTAATGCGAACCAGAGGAATTGTGGTTTGAGTTGGAATTTGGTTACGGGGTTCAAggcatgaaggagatattgaaTGTATAGTACATTCATTCAGGAAAGAAAGAGGGTAAAAGGTgtctatttaaaattttagtaaggaTATTTTTGTCTATCAATGATtacaaaacatcttttttttaaagaaaaaagatcttttaaaaaaagatgtaaattgtagcttctcaaaaaagatgtttttttgatttttctagtgcttttacttttactactagaaatttgccaaacacactacaaaataaaaaaagatcttttttcattgaaaaaagatctttttttatcaaaataatggcacCCAAACATGCACTTAATCTTTCAGGAATCATCTTCTCTCATGGGATCTCCCAACTTCCAAGGCAAATTTAATGGATTCTAATGTATTTCAACCCTTagtatttgtgtgtttttctttttgggatgacttttttttatataattaaattcatCAAGTTCTCAAACAGTATACAAATCCCATGTTCTGCATCACAGTATAATCTCTAATCACTTTTTAAAACAAAACTATctaaatcaaaacaaacaaaaacaacaacataagtaacaataaaatcaataacaaatcaGTTATATTATAGGATTCCACCTATCTCTTCCACCCCATTTGCTCAGATTTCTCTTTCCTTTTCCCATGTATCTCGCCAATATAATGCCTCATTCTTCATCTCATCAaagtttaaaatcttattttaaaaaataatgctaTTTTTTGTTCTTGATATAGTCCATATTGTTACAAAAATAGAGACTCTCATACATTTTTCTCTCTTTGCTATACCCGCCACTGGCCAAGCTTCAAAGCATTGTTTAGTTGTTCCTGGTCATATCCAAATTCGTCTCTAAGCTCCAATAATGCAGTCCATAAACTCCACGCTAACCTGCAAGAAAGGAAAAAGCGGTGCATGTTCTCCATCTCTCCCCTTGGATCATTCGAATCCCTCTCTACTCTATAtcatgttattgttgttgttaggaGACAATCTCCCATAAAATAATTGAAATTACCTGCAAGCAATAAAAGTATAGAACCTTTCAAATTCCAACCATCAAGTATTAGAGAAGAGTCCATACATCCTCTAGGGGTGAGCTATGTATGGATTCAAGATCTTTGTGCACATAGATCTAGATAATTTTTCTCTCCATTTTAACCACATACCAAACTCATCCTAAAGATAGCAATAAGATTAATGGTACCGCATATAGAATGAAAGTTATACCAAAAAGTCTTTGATTGTCTCCATAAGTAAAGCTTGAAAAGAAGTGATTGCCTCCTTTCTTCAAATTTTCACCTGCACCCTTTCCATTTTCAGCTCCTCTCTTTCCTTCCTTTTCTGAAGCTCCTGTTCTCTCTCCCTCAACGTATCCTGTAAATATTTTGAATATAATTAACATGTCAAAAAAGCTATTCAAAATAAACTGCTGAGTGAACGCCAGGATACGACTAAAGCAATAAATCAACACAAATAATAGATGTAGAGAATCAGctacattataaaaaaaaaaaagtcatctCTGAGATGTATCACAAAAGTGCTAGAGAAACACATTTATACCGGCCGCTCCTCCTTTTTGGCTTTGTTCTCTCATTTTGCAGCATGTTCAGTAGCTTTTAATTCAGATATATATTTATTGAACAAAATCTCCCTATCCTTGTGTCTCACATATTTATATCTTGGGTCATCCCTTAAACAACAGATTTTTCTTTCTGAATAAAAATGTTGTAATCACCGCTGCACTGCAACAAAACCTATGGTTCCTATTTCCTAATCCTAAAAACGGGTTATGATTTCGTTTTCAGTTAGGTTCTGGCTTAAACTGCTTCCTTGGAGGTGAACTTGCGATTCCAGTGATTTTGCATCTTTGCTGAGTAATTTTACACAAACGAACAACACTCCTTAAAAGGAAGGCAAAAGTGGATGAACGTAATGTGCGCATTCAATAGTTCAAAAAGTTTACACTTGATACACTGAGACCCAATATTCTTATTCTTCAGCTTGATATATTGATTAAAAAGatcaaaagtagaagaaaatttttctaatttaataggGACATATAACCTATTATAGCTCCATCACTATCAATATCACCATGGTTCTTCTACCATTGCTATAATCACCATTCACCAATTTCACTATGATATCTTTTACTGTCacctttttttaattatgtaatctcaatgttaaaatttaaaactatatTATAATAGCAATGATATTTATCACTATTAGATTAACAAAGATAAATTTCAATATATTAAGGACATAAGGCTCTATATTCTAAATCGATTATGAAAATAAGAATGAACTCTATAAAATAAGCCATATGAACAACTAATCTGAATCACTATAATCATTAATTTGAGTATAGAACCATGCAAATAAGAGCAGATTTATTACTGCTATCATGCAAATTTAAATATTCATCAAACAGGGATAGAAATATCAAAGTGTGTAAAAGTGAAAAAGTTTATAAACAAACATGAGCATAGAACTATAATAGGAAGGTATAAGTGAAAAATGTAGAGTGTATATTCTTTTGCTATATAAAATGATTCTCACAATAAATGAAATGAAGCAAGAGATGACGACATCACCAAcaacataagcataaaagaacaaAATTTGCATTACACGTTTTACATAAAGTGtagtcttttttccttttttctttttagttcatgtCATAGTTATCGACTTGGTCACTATTTAAAACATGGTATTTTGAGTTTTGACATGAATTTATGGTTTTGAATGTATAGAAGTAAGAAATTACTAATTTTACATCTATCTATTGATAATTGATTTTTATGTATCTTGTCTAAATCTAACTTCATTTTCTTATACTTGTTTATTAAGGTTGCCAATAACTTAGTAACTATTGATAACTATTTTTTGGTATAGAGAAGAGtgaaaaagaaagtgaaagagaaTGTGAAGTAAGCCACACATAAAATAAGTGCATCACCTACTTCGTTGACTCATATACACTCATTGACTCACTTACTCTCCTTGACTAAAACTTCTTGATATTTTCTCACATCAATGACGtaaacaacaataaaattcaGCAAACAATGTACCTAACTAATGACATcaagttaacaatttttaagtttAACTTCTATTAGAATCAATGTCGCATCTATAAGAAATAACTAACTATGTCATCTTTAGGCAGAATAACAATGATGCACAATATCCAACACAAGTTAAGCATAAGATGGTGATGAAAATCTTACAAAATTAAAGTAACATCAATAATTGGGTGAGGCAAAAAAGGTTGATCCATTAGAAGATGACATTGTTTCCCACTAATCTATAAATATACTTAGCTGCTGACCTGCCAAAGTCATCTTCCAAAgccatattgcataaaaaaatgcCTGAGTAAAATACATTTACACTCACCTACTTTAGAATTGTCCCACCAAATGGGGATGATTTTGTAAATCAAACAGCACAGAATTTTTTAAATCATactgatatatatacatattttttgagTAAATTACCAATTATTCCCCCGATTTTGTAAAACGCTGACAATAATAACTCTAATATTTGTTAACGACAATTATACcctcgaaaattttaaaaacgcAACAA
This window harbors:
- the LOC112775972 gene encoding uncharacterized protein, producing MSDYETDNDTEYEEYEKDYESAAILAICGVANYYLRYVLKQEKRTSKLSGYQWLLELKEGNEMRFFEQFRMRKSVFNRLCNDLVLNYGLKSTRGVSGEEMVATFLYMLGQGASYRMLEERFQHSGETIFRQFHHVLSCVKKLAKNIIRPIDPSFGDTPKYIMDNDRYWPYFKDCIGAIDGTHIAIHVHQDEQVRFIGRKGNTTTNVMAVCDFNMCFTFIWAGWEGSAHDTRIFMEALRTKKLNFPHPPEGKYYLVDAGYPTFKGFLGPYRHTRYHIPQFRLAPNFRSNNEKFNYCHSSLRTVIERTFGVCKARWKILQNMPLRAKFETQRDIIVACFTLHNFIRMMDSDDISILQKFEDIVSLQANEDDGTTVRNGSTNSEINEWEEPRQEDVQAMEEIRDNIRDQLSDQIN